The DNA region TTTCTCAGTTCCGTGGCCGTATGCCCTGTGCGCCGCGTCTGCATCGGTGCCACCGACTTCCACCCCGGCGGTTCTCGCCCGCCATCCGGAGGTCCCCCGTCAGTGCCTGCGTCCGAACCGCCGTCCCCTCCGCCGTGCGGCCCGCCGTCCTCGCCGTGCGGCCCACCTCCATCGTTACCTCCATCCAGGCTGCCATTGCCATCAGGGCCCGCATCCGAGGCGCCATCCAGGCATGCGCCAGGTTTACTGTTGCAGAATTGGTCCACCGCCTCGTCGACGTCGAGGCACGCAGCGAGATGGACGCTGAGCACCAGCAATCCAAGGACTGTTGAGCGACGCAGGGGCTTCATGGCCACCTTCCAGACACGAACGCGGACGTCCCATCCAGCCCGAATTGTAGGGAGCCTTGCTTCTCTGGCGACCCCAGCAGGTACATTCCCGTGGCGGCGCCCAGCCCCACCAGGCCTCCCACCAGCAGCCCCACGGAGACTGTCTGCAGCCCGCGCGCGTTGCTGGCCACGTTCCTGGCCTCGGCCTGTGAGCCGATGTGCTGCGCCTTGTGCGCCAGCTTCGACTTCTTTCCCTCCGCCAATCCCCAGAAGACGCCCGCTGTGACGACGAGGGCCCCTCCTGCCACCGCGGGGATGAGCGCTCGGTCTCGCAATGAGGAGTGCGAGCCGGATACCTCCGGTACTGGCGACGATGAAGACTCCGGGAGTCCCGAGGCCACCGCGGGAAGCGGCTCTCGTGGCGCCTGAACCCGCTGAGCCTCTGTGGGGGCCTCCATCTTCAAGGGCTCACGATCGACTCCTCGCGCGGCCAGCTCGCTCAGGACATGCTGGCGCACCGATTCGAAGTGCCGCTTCAGCTTGGGTGAGACAAGCAGCGGCAACTTCGCAGCGGGGTTCAAGAAGAGGGCCGCCTTGAAGGTGGCTTCGGCGTCGCTCAACCGCCCACTCAACTCCACCATGATGACGCCCTCGTAGAGGGACATCACGACCTGATCCTCAGGCCTCTTCGACATCGCCTTGCCGTGGACAACCTGCTCCAGTGCTCGCTCGTACTCGAGGTCTCCTATCAATTGGTGGATGGAGACCGCACAGCGGTACACGTCTGGGGAGACGTCTCCTCGGGCACTCAAGGGGAGAAGGGAGAGCCCGAGGCACATGAGCCAGACGCAGGTGTCATGTCGCGACAGGCCGCTCGACAAAACGACTCTTGCATTGTCGTAGATGGAAGGATGCATGACGTCCTCTCGCGCATGGCGTCCGACGTCGTTTACTGCTTCGACGTCACCGGGGACGGGGCGCTGCCATCCGGCATGATGGGGACGGTGTTTCCGCGGGTCGCGTCGGAAGGCACCACCCCAGTGTTGGAGCCCTGTCGCTGGTGGAACCAGGCGTCGGTGGACGAGTCCATGTGTGTCTGCCCAAAGGGGCCATGGGCGACGTCCTGCGCGTCCATCGTTTTCATCGCGTCGAACGGAGCCCCAGGCGCTGCTCCGCTCCCGACAGTCTGGATGACTTCCTGCGGGGGCGGGGGCGTCAATCCCAGCAACTTCTCCAACTCCGCCTTTCGACTCGTGCCCTCGAAGGCCGATTCGAGTTCGTTCTTCGTCGGCTTGACCTTGTCGATGTCCTTCTGACTGTAGGGGGGCGTCTTGGATTCCTCGACGGCCACCGCGTTCGCCTTGCGCATGGCCTCTTCGGCGCTCTTCGCGGCAAGGGCTGCCTTCTCCTCCGCGTCTTGGAGTTTCTGAGCCGCCATCCTGGAGGCTTCGGTGACCTCTTTGAGCTTCTTCTCCGCGACGGCGAGGTCTTCCTTCGACTTTTTCGCCTCTGCGGGCGTCTGTCCTGGCCTCTCCGCGGCCTTGCGTGCAGCGGCGGCGGTCTTCTCCGCCGCGGCCTTCTGCCGTCGCGCGGCACCCGCGTCGTGCTTGGCCTGCGTCAGGTTGTCCCGGGCAGCCGTCGCGGCCTTGCGCCTGGCCTCGGCGGCGAGCCGCGCTGCCTCCGCCTTCTGCCGGGCCTCCTCCGCGCGGCGCTGTGCTTCGGCGGGATCGACTTTCGGAGCACCAGAACCACCGACCGCTGTCACTGAACCCATGGGATATCTCCTCTGGATGGGGCATTTCCGCGCATGTGATTGGAGGGCCGGGCATGAGGCATGCCCGAGGTGCGTACGGCCTGCGCGAGTCGATGCGTGTCGTCCCCTGCAATCGAAGAGAAAGAGGGAGGTGGCCCACCGACGTCCCAAAAATCTCCGGAGACGACGCTGGCGGCGGCGTTGCCCTGGCAAGTCGGCGGGACGCCGGTGCGTCAGGAGTGCCAGCAGTCGGGCGCCCGGCGGCAGATGGGCGGTAGGGGCTTCAGTCCAGCAATCCCAGGAGGCTGATATCCAGTCGGCTGCTGACCAGTCCCAGGAGGCTCTCCAGGGCGAGTTGGTCCTGCTTCATTCTTGGCGCGAGCTCCATGCGAACGCGCTCGAGCAACTGCTCGCGGGCATCGGCGACCTTGCGCGCGACGCCGGAGCGCGAGCCTCCGTACATGAGCGTCAGCCGGTCCATCGTGAACCCATGGAAATGGTGCAAGCGCAGCAGGGTCCGCTCCTGCTCGGAGAGCACCGCCACCGCTTTTCGGAGCGACTCGACGAGGAGTTGGCGTGCATCTTCGCGCAGCAGCGCGTACTCGGGGTCGCTCGGGGCCAGCATCCGCGCGAGTTCCTCGGGAGGTTCCGCGACGAGCTGATGGCGCTCGTCCTGGCCCATCAACTCCGAGGCGATGCGTGCGGCGACGATGCTCACCCAGGTCCGCAGGGGCCCTCGCCCCCCATAGCTCGCAATCCTCGGTGGCGTGTTGCTGCTGCCCACCAGCAGCCGTTCGCGCAGCATCTGCAGCACTTCCTCCACCAGGGGCGGCGACACCTTCCCGAGCCGGGGTGGGACGTGCCGGAGGATGTGTTGTTCGAAGGCCTTGAGGGCCGCCGGATCCCCGGTGGTGCAGGCGCACGCCAGATACAGGTCGGCACCTTGGAGGATGCGCATCACCTCCGCGGCCTTTCCCTCAGGCAGGTGCCGGGCCAGGTGCCTCACGAAGGTCTCTGCCGGGAGTGACAACGTGGGCCACTGGGTCCGTGCTGCCTCGACGTGTTTGTCCAGCAGCGCCTCGAATCCCTCCTCGGCCTCCAGCTCCGCCCGCAGCTTCGGAGACACGTATGCCCGCAGCAGCGCCGCCAGGGAGCCTGTTCGCTGTTCGTCACTCATCGTTTCGTCTCACGCCGTTGCCAGGCCAACACCGTCTGGAGCTCCGACTGGCCCCGGACCCCCACAGACTCCAGCCGCGCCCGGGCCTCCTCGGCCAGCGCGAGCGCCCGTGCCCGCTCCGGGGAAGCGCGCGTTTCCATGAGCGCCCGGGCCAAAAGGAAGGCGGTCTTGCCGGCGACCCGCGGGTCTTTGACTTCGCCCCATTGGGTTTGGATGCGCCGGGCGCGCTCGAGCAGGGGGACCGCCTCCGCCGCGGTACCCAGCGCCAGATGCGCCTCCCCGGAGCAGGCCAGGGCGCTCGCACCGTCCGGGGACTCCGCGCCACCCGCCTTCTCGGTGACCTTCCTCGCCCGCTCGCAGTACGCGAGCGCCTCCTTCGAAGCCCGGGTCGCCAGGGCAAACTCGGCGAGGGGAAGCAGCACGGTCACCGTCTTACCGCCCTCCGGGCCATGTTCCTTCTCGAGCCGCTGGAGCGCGTCCAGCAGGTCGCGTCGTGCCTCGGCATGGCGGCCCGCCTTCAGGTACACCTGTCCCCGGACTGTCAGCGGCAGGGCGGCGCGTGGCGTGTCCTGGCCCAGTGAACGCTGGACGCGCTCCAGGGCCTCGGTGGCAAGGCCCAGCGCCTCGTCGCCCTGGCCCGCCTCACTGGAGATGTCTGCCAGCGCTGAGAGCGCGAAGATGACGGTGATGTGGTTGGGGCCCCGGGCCCGCTCGAAGATGGCGCGCGCCCGCTCAGCCATGGAGCGTGCCTCCTCCAGTCGACCCGCGACGCGCGAGACCACGGCGAGGTTCAACAGAACCGTCCCCATGGGGGTGGTCTCTGGGTCGGAGGATGCCTCCTGAAGTGCCAGGGCCTTGCGCCAGGCGCTGACGGCCTCGGCGTACCGGCCCACCTCCAGCGAGGCAGTGGCGACCCGGTTGTAGGAAGTCACGAGGGCCGGATTGTCAGCGCCAAGGATGCGCTCGCGCAGTTCCAGGGCCTCGCGGTGGAGCTTCAGCGCGTCTTCATAGCGGCCTTGGCCGAAGCGGATGCGTCCCAACTGATGGATGAGGTTGGGCGTGCGGAGGCTGTCCGGGTGATTCCTCCTCCGCGAGAACTCCAGTCCCTGGCGCGCCTCCTGCTCCGCCTCGGCGATCTGGCCGTACGCCTCTCGCAGCGACGACAGGCGCGTGTGCAGTTCCGTCGTGATGTCCGGGA from Myxococcus xanthus includes:
- a CDS encoding DNA-directed RNA polymerase sigma-70 factor, whose translation is MSDEQRTGSLAALLRAYVSPKLRAELEAEEGFEALLDKHVEAARTQWPTLSLPAETFVRHLARHLPEGKAAEVMRILQGADLYLACACTTGDPAALKAFEQHILRHVPPRLGKVSPPLVEEVLQMLRERLLVGSSNTPPRIASYGGRGPLRTWVSIVAARIASELMGQDERHQLVAEPPEELARMLAPSDPEYALLREDARQLLVESLRKAVAVLSEQERTLLRLHHFHGFTMDRLTLMYGGSRSGVARKVADAREQLLERVRMELAPRMKQDQLALESLLGLVSSRLDISLLGLLD